The following coding sequences are from one Paenibacillus tundrae window:
- the glnA gene encoding type I glutamate--ammonia ligase, which translates to MSYTKEDILRISKEENVRFVRLQFTDLLGAIKNVEIPVSQLTKALDNKMMFDGSSIEGYVRIEESDMYLYPDLDSWLIFPWVSDNRVARLICDVYLPDGNPFPGDPRGILKRNLKEAEEMGFTSFNVGPEPEFFLFKTDEKGNPTNELNDQGGYFDLAPTDLGENCRRDIVITLEEMGFEIEASHHEVAPGQHEIDFKYADALKAADQIQTFKLVVKTIARQHGLHATFMPKPLFGMNGSGMHCNQSLFRGNENAFVDESDELGLSKTARHFMAGTLKHARAFAAITNPTVNSYKRLVPGYEAPCYVAWSASNRSPMIRIPASRGLSTRVEVRNPDPAANPYLALAVLLKAGLDGIKRELSLPAPIDRNIYIMSEEERVEEGIPSLPADLKEALNELIRSEVICDALGDHALAHFYELKEIEWDMYRTQVHQWERDQYITLY; encoded by the coding sequence ATGAGTTATACAAAAGAAGACATTCTCCGCATCTCCAAAGAAGAAAACGTACGATTCGTTCGATTGCAATTCACCGACTTGCTGGGGGCGATCAAAAACGTTGAGATTCCTGTAAGCCAGTTGACGAAGGCTTTGGATAACAAAATGATGTTTGATGGTTCTTCCATCGAAGGTTATGTTCGTATCGAAGAATCCGACATGTACCTCTATCCGGATCTTGACTCTTGGCTTATTTTCCCATGGGTATCCGACAATCGCGTTGCGCGTTTAATCTGTGACGTATACTTGCCAGATGGCAACCCATTCCCAGGCGACCCACGTGGCATCTTGAAACGAAACCTGAAGGAAGCCGAAGAAATGGGATTCACTTCCTTCAACGTTGGTCCTGAACCAGAATTCTTCTTGTTCAAAACGGATGAAAAAGGAAACCCAACGAACGAACTGAATGACCAAGGTGGGTATTTCGACCTTGCGCCAACAGATCTTGGTGAAAACTGTCGTCGCGACATCGTAATTACACTTGAAGAAATGGGCTTTGAGATCGAAGCATCTCACCACGAGGTAGCTCCAGGTCAACACGAGATCGACTTCAAATATGCGGATGCATTGAAAGCGGCAGACCAGATCCAAACGTTCAAACTCGTTGTTAAAACGATTGCGCGTCAGCATGGATTGCATGCTACATTTATGCCAAAACCATTGTTCGGTATGAACGGTTCCGGTATGCACTGTAACCAATCCTTGTTCCGTGGCAATGAAAACGCATTTGTTGACGAGTCGGACGAACTGGGCTTGAGCAAAACTGCACGTCACTTCATGGCTGGAACTCTGAAGCATGCTCGTGCGTTTGCAGCAATCACTAACCCGACTGTGAACTCCTACAAACGTCTTGTACCAGGTTACGAAGCACCATGTTACGTAGCATGGTCTGCAAGTAACCGTAGTCCAATGATCCGTATTCCAGCTTCACGTGGTCTGAGTACACGTGTTGAGGTGCGTAACCCGGATCCGGCAGCTAACCCTTACCTAGCTTTGGCTGTTTTATTGAAAGCAGGTCTGGACGGCATCAAACGTGAGCTTTCCTTACCAGCTCCGATTGACCGTAACATTTACATCATGTCAGAAGAAGAGCGTGTGGAAGAAGGCATTCCTAGCTTGCCAGCTGACCTGAAAGAAGCATTGAACGAATTGATCCGTAGCGAAGTCATCTGTGATGCTCTTGGCGACCACGCCCTGGCTCACTTCTACGAGCTGAAAGAAATTGAGTGGGATATGTACCGTACGCAAGTCCACCAATGGGAACGCGATCAATATATCACACTGTACTAA
- a CDS encoding MerR family transcriptional regulator, translating to MGDEIRRNMALFPIGIVMKLTDLSARQIRYYEQHSLIVPARTSGNQRLFSFNDVERLLEIKALIEKGVNIAGIKQVMNPVSKESEEATVITADTEVKRRELSDTQLHRLLKQQLVSGKRPGQVSLIQGELSRFFNK from the coding sequence ATGGGTGACGAAATTCGCAGAAATATGGCCTTATTCCCGATAGGTATCGTAATGAAACTAACGGATCTGTCCGCACGGCAGATTCGTTATTATGAGCAACACAGCTTGATTGTTCCTGCGAGAACATCAGGTAATCAGCGTTTATTCTCATTCAATGACGTTGAGCGTTTGCTCGAAATTAAGGCTCTGATTGAAAAAGGCGTTAACATTGCAGGTATCAAGCAAGTGATGAATCCAGTATCTAAAGAATCCGAAGAAGCGACTGTGATTACAGCCGATACGGAAGTGAAGCGCAGAGAGTTATCGGATACACAACTACATCGTTTGTTAAAACAACAATTGGTGTCAGGTAAGAGACCTGGACAAGTATCTCTCATTCAGGGAGAGCTTTCCCGCTTTTTTAATAAATAG
- a CDS encoding aminotransferase class I/II-fold pyridoxal phosphate-dependent enzyme, protein MASFDSTIVELQQQVEIQIEQQLKKIDQITDHNQWKVIDAFQRRQVSDFHFAGSTGYAYNDRGREVLDEVYADVFGAEAALVRPHFASGTHTIATALFGVLRPGDELLYITGKPYDTLHKVIGKPGDGTGSLRDFGIGYQETALLDDGRVDWEAVEKCITPATKVIGIQRSRGYDWRSSFCIDEIAEMVSRVKAIKADVIVFVDNCYGEFTEQLEPTQVGADLMAGSLIKNPGGGIAETGGYICGKEEYVRLAAYRLTAPGIGGEVGAMLGTTRAIYQGLYMAPTIVGQAIKGSTFAAAMFAASGFVTKPAWNEPRTDLIQAVQFSSAEHLIAFVQGIQRAAAVDSHVVPEPWDMPGYEHPVIMAAGTFIQGGSLELSADAPIREPFIGYMQGGLTYSHVKYGVLMALQAMKDRKLL, encoded by the coding sequence ATGGCAAGTTTTGATTCAACAATTGTTGAACTTCAACAGCAAGTAGAAATTCAGATTGAGCAACAATTGAAAAAGATAGATCAAATTACGGATCACAATCAATGGAAAGTGATTGATGCTTTTCAGCGTAGACAAGTAAGTGATTTTCACTTCGCAGGTTCTACAGGCTATGCCTATAATGATCGTGGTCGTGAAGTGTTGGACGAGGTATATGCGGACGTATTCGGCGCAGAAGCTGCGCTGGTACGTCCTCATTTTGCGTCAGGTACACACACCATTGCGACAGCTCTATTTGGAGTACTGCGTCCAGGGGACGAACTGTTGTACATTACAGGTAAGCCTTATGATACATTGCATAAAGTTATTGGTAAGCCAGGTGATGGCACCGGTTCTCTTCGAGATTTTGGAATTGGCTATCAAGAGACGGCATTGCTTGACGATGGTCGTGTCGATTGGGAAGCAGTAGAGAAGTGCATTACACCAGCGACAAAAGTGATCGGCATCCAACGTTCGCGTGGCTATGACTGGCGCTCTTCCTTCTGCATTGACGAGATCGCAGAGATGGTATCAAGAGTGAAAGCGATCAAGGCAGATGTTATTGTATTTGTCGATAACTGTTACGGTGAATTCACGGAGCAGCTTGAACCAACCCAAGTGGGTGCAGACCTAATGGCAGGATCGTTGATCAAAAACCCTGGCGGAGGAATTGCTGAGACCGGTGGATACATATGTGGAAAAGAAGAATATGTTAGGCTTGCTGCATATCGTCTGACCGCACCTGGCATTGGTGGTGAAGTCGGTGCCATGTTGGGAACAACTCGGGCAATCTATCAGGGACTTTACATGGCGCCTACGATTGTTGGACAAGCCATTAAAGGAAGTACCTTTGCAGCAGCAATGTTTGCAGCATCTGGTTTCGTGACTAAGCCGGCATGGAATGAACCACGTACGGATCTGATTCAGGCAGTACAATTCAGCTCTGCAGAGCATTTAATTGCTTTTGTACAAGGGATTCAGCGCGCTGCAGCAGTAGATAGTCATGTGGTACCGGAACCATGGGATATGCCAGGATATGAACATCCTGTCATTATGGCGGCAGGTACATTTATTCAAGGCGGAAGCTTGGAATTATCGGCGGATGCACCGATTCGTGAGCCTTTTATTGGCTATATGCAAGGTGGATTAACATACTCCCACGTCAAATATGGCGTTTTGATGGCATTACAAGCAATGAAAGATCGCAAATTATTGTGA
- the hflX gene encoding GTPase HflX has translation MTSGTHDTDQVKKDRAILVSLITDEVKRSGINPEYSLEELVKLAETAGVEVLSVLSQNRETRDTKWFIGKGKVEELRAAAEELGATTAIFDQELSGAQVRNLEEALDLKIIDRTQLILDIFAQRANTREGIIQVELAQLSYLLPRLSGHGKNLSRLGGGIGTRGPGESKLETDRRHIRGRIDDLKRHLEEVTRHRKLHRERRKKTGIVQVALVGYTNAGKSTLLKQLTSADVYIQDQLFATLDPTSRTMELPSGKEIVLTDTVGFIQNLPHDLIAAFRATLEEVNEADLILHVVDASSAMRDDQMRTVADILQQLGSGDKPQLVLYNKKDACTPEQLEMLPLDKDHIKVSALDEADLLKIRERIQEELTGETKRFRIPAERGDLTSVLYKVGDVVETTFEENDVIYQVELQTGEYEKYGYLLEDFIES, from the coding sequence ATGACAAGTGGAACACATGATACAGATCAAGTTAAAAAAGACCGCGCTATATTGGTTAGTTTGATTACGGATGAAGTTAAACGATCTGGAATTAATCCAGAGTATTCCTTGGAAGAGCTTGTAAAGCTCGCTGAGACAGCTGGAGTAGAAGTATTAAGTGTGCTCTCTCAAAATCGGGAGACGCGGGATACAAAGTGGTTCATCGGTAAAGGGAAAGTTGAAGAGCTTCGTGCAGCAGCAGAGGAGCTGGGAGCTACCACGGCAATTTTTGACCAGGAGTTGTCTGGGGCTCAGGTTCGTAATCTGGAAGAAGCGTTGGATCTCAAAATTATTGACCGTACACAATTGATTCTAGACATATTCGCTCAACGTGCTAATACACGGGAAGGTATCATTCAAGTTGAATTGGCTCAGTTAAGTTATCTGTTACCTCGCTTATCGGGTCACGGTAAAAACTTATCACGGCTTGGCGGTGGAATCGGGACACGGGGACCAGGGGAGAGCAAGCTCGAGACGGATCGCCGTCATATTCGTGGTCGTATAGATGATCTCAAACGTCATCTGGAGGAAGTAACAAGGCACCGTAAATTGCACCGTGAGCGCCGTAAGAAGACAGGTATCGTGCAGGTTGCTCTTGTTGGCTATACCAATGCGGGGAAATCTACGTTGCTTAAACAACTAACTTCAGCTGATGTATATATTCAAGATCAATTGTTTGCTACCCTAGATCCAACATCTCGCACAATGGAACTGCCGAGCGGCAAAGAGATTGTACTTACCGATACTGTTGGATTTATTCAAAACCTTCCGCATGATCTGATTGCAGCATTCCGTGCAACGTTGGAAGAGGTGAATGAAGCAGATCTCATTCTTCACGTTGTAGATGCTTCCTCGGCAATGCGTGATGATCAGATGAGAACAGTAGCTGATATCTTACAACAGCTTGGTTCAGGGGACAAGCCTCAATTGGTTCTCTACAATAAAAAAGATGCATGTACACCTGAGCAACTCGAAATGTTACCTCTGGATAAGGATCACATCAAAGTGAGTGCGCTGGACGAAGCTGATCTTCTGAAAATACGTGAACGTATCCAAGAAGAATTAACGGGCGAAACCAAAAGATTCCGTATTCCTGCGGAACGTGGGGATCTTACCTCGGTGTTATATAAAGTCGGAGATGTAGTAGAAACTACATTTGAAGAGAATGATGTTATTTATCAGGTGGAGTTGCAGACTGGTGAGTATGAGAAATACGGATATTTACTTGAAGATTTCATCGAATCGTAA
- a CDS encoding AAA family ATPase, protein MDESARKITVNDSRINIVFKSQDLLEITSEQAEDMALISNHYESAADIFRDMREMIGLEKVKDLIYEIYALIQVKKFRDEQGLKSSKQVYHMIFKGNPGTGKTTVARIISKMLNRMGVLSKGHLVEVERADLVGEYIGHTALKTRELVKKAMGGILFIDEAYSLARGGEKDFGKEAIDCLVKVMEDKSEDLIIILAGYPNEMGDFLEINTGLPSRFPIQISFDDYSTDELMLIAMKMATEKDYNITSDAMIKLKELIQYEKDIRNHFSNARYVRNVIEKAIRHQAVRLMGRPGNISKQNLMDLLARDISSKTMETSLNNHIIFQ, encoded by the coding sequence GTGGACGAGAGCGCCAGAAAAATAACTGTAAACGATTCTCGCATTAATATTGTTTTCAAAAGCCAGGATCTCTTAGAGATCACATCCGAGCAAGCGGAAGACATGGCATTAATCAGTAATCATTATGAATCGGCAGCAGATATATTTCGTGATATGCGAGAAATGATTGGGTTAGAAAAAGTAAAAGATCTGATATACGAAATCTACGCGCTGATTCAGGTGAAGAAATTTCGAGATGAGCAAGGACTAAAAAGCAGCAAGCAGGTTTATCATATGATTTTTAAAGGCAATCCAGGAACGGGTAAAACTACAGTTGCGCGAATTATTTCTAAGATGTTGAATCGGATGGGCGTCTTAAGTAAAGGGCATCTTGTTGAGGTGGAACGAGCAGATTTAGTCGGTGAATATATTGGGCATACTGCATTAAAAACAAGAGAATTAGTCAAAAAAGCGATGGGTGGCATTTTATTTATAGATGAGGCATACAGTCTTGCCCGTGGTGGGGAGAAGGATTTTGGAAAAGAAGCCATTGATTGTCTTGTTAAGGTGATGGAAGATAAAAGTGAGGATCTAATTATTATTCTTGCGGGGTATCCGAATGAAATGGGGGATTTTTTAGAGATTAACACAGGTCTGCCTTCAAGATTCCCTATACAAATTAGCTTTGATGATTATTCTACAGATGAATTGATGCTGATTGCGATGAAGATGGCCACGGAGAAGGACTACAATATTACGTCTGATGCCATGATCAAATTAAAAGAACTGATTCAATACGAAAAAGACATTCGTAATCATTTTAGCAATGCCAGATATGTTAGGAATGTGATTGAAAAGGCAATTAGGCATCAAGCGGTCAGACTCATGGGCAGGCCAGGTAACATTTCCAAACAAAATCTGATGGATCTATTAGCGAGAGATATCTCCTCCAAAACGATGGAAACGAGCCTGAACAATCATATTATTTTCCAATAA
- a CDS encoding DUF402 domain-containing protein, with product MKRKFGDRANWRRITNRQFTCRFVQSKIFTGYITLYTIQDLKEPLWKTYGGSTFCIADKGYSWLQYYPKGEHFVVTAMFDDQERIVEWYIDTCRSQGITDQGVPWFDDLYLDVVVLKDGEVFLLDEDELEDALSRKHITTGDYDLANKTAKELLHAIDAHVFPYFQLSLKHRQTLFESGEFKKNVQI from the coding sequence ATGAAACGGAAATTCGGGGATCGCGCAAACTGGCGCCGGATTACGAACCGACAATTTACATGCCGGTTTGTTCAATCCAAAATATTTACTGGATACATCACATTGTATACGATACAGGATCTGAAAGAACCTCTATGGAAAACCTATGGGGGAAGCACATTCTGTATCGCAGACAAAGGTTACTCTTGGTTACAGTATTATCCCAAAGGAGAGCATTTTGTCGTCACAGCAATGTTTGATGATCAGGAGCGTATCGTAGAATGGTATATTGACACGTGCCGCAGTCAAGGCATAACGGATCAAGGGGTTCCATGGTTTGATGATCTTTACTTGGATGTTGTCGTGTTAAAAGATGGAGAGGTGTTTCTGCTGGACGAGGATGAGCTTGAAGATGCATTGTCTCGCAAGCACATTACAACCGGAGACTACGACTTGGCAAACAAGACAGCTAAGGAACTGCTGCACGCAATCGATGCGCATGTATTTCCGTATTTTCAATTGTCATTGAAGCACCGACAAACGTTGTTCGAAAGTGGAGAGTTCAAAAAGAACGTTCAGATTTAA
- a CDS encoding PBP1A family penicillin-binding protein, with protein sequence MPNDPLSRSNNRNSNNKSTKKAKPKTSKKKKITGKRVGWTLFFTMAIAIFCALGGYLFIMVSGQKLLDANMDKTTINETSKVYDRNGQLMGELSIKKLEPVDSDAIPKLLKEAFVATEDKRFYEHQGVDIWSIGRAAVKDVMARSMVEGGSTLTQQLAKNMFLSRDKTFFRKATEVSIAMALERKYTKDEILTMYLNRIFFGHQRYGIKAASEFYFGKKDLNELELWQIATLAAMPKGPSAYNPLSNPNDSKARRAVVLQLMYEQGYISKAEMDKAKAVDYDYTPPEKEKKYQPFIDYVLREAERVTGKTEDDLNIGGYKIYTTMDAQAQTAMEAAFADDSLFEESKDDQKVQGSMVIMNHENGSLVALLGGRDYQTKGYSRVTQSRRQPGSAFKPIVSYAPALETGDYNANSALSNAKQCFGNYCPNNLHGYSSTISMTDAITKSENIPAVWLLDKIGVNTGINFAKSVGIQMADEDKNLAIALGGLSKGTNTLEMAQAYSAFANLGEYQQAYSIKEVVDSTDKPIYKHDKSDTTRVMSEQNAYQLTQMLQNVVNDGTGRSARLDRPVAGKTGTVQSGIAGNSANRDVWFVGYTPEWTAAVWMGYDNPDATHMLKNSSKLSAAFFAKVMSDALKGVPVKEFKAPEGGQTPIPEPEPEQPQLSVSGLSGSYDPTSQIVSLNWTGTGDSNTQYRIYRKETSEAQFTHLIDSIGATSTQDLSALPGLTYEYYVTAYDLATGVETAPTNTISLMIEAQEAIPDETEPDPDPGLDPGTEQPGVDNPDDGSNGNGNPGDNNGNGNQNGNNGNNGNNGNGNNGNNGNNGNGNGNGGSDQGGGQPGDGGTPPDQGTTDPGNTGDDSTGGTVTTPGEVVSPDPGSDGTNQQPDAPASTQSGTDG encoded by the coding sequence ATGCCAAACGATCCGTTGTCGAGGTCTAATAATCGCAATAGCAATAATAAGTCAACCAAAAAAGCGAAACCAAAGACCTCTAAAAAGAAAAAAATTACGGGTAAACGCGTTGGATGGACACTGTTTTTCACAATGGCAATCGCCATTTTCTGTGCACTAGGTGGGTATTTGTTTATTATGGTGAGTGGGCAGAAGCTGCTCGACGCCAATATGGACAAAACTACGATTAATGAAACGTCCAAGGTGTATGACCGCAATGGTCAACTAATGGGTGAATTGTCCATCAAGAAATTAGAACCGGTGGATAGTGATGCTATTCCGAAATTATTGAAAGAAGCCTTTGTTGCGACAGAGGATAAACGTTTCTATGAGCATCAGGGTGTAGATATCTGGTCAATCGGACGTGCCGCGGTAAAAGACGTCATGGCTCGTTCAATGGTTGAGGGTGGTAGTACATTAACTCAACAATTGGCCAAAAATATGTTTTTGTCGCGAGACAAAACATTCTTCCGTAAAGCAACGGAAGTATCCATCGCAATGGCGCTAGAGCGCAAATATACAAAAGACGAAATTTTAACGATGTATCTGAACCGAATTTTCTTCGGTCATCAGCGTTATGGCATCAAAGCAGCGTCAGAATTTTATTTTGGTAAAAAAGATTTGAATGAATTAGAATTGTGGCAAATTGCAACGTTGGCTGCCATGCCTAAAGGGCCATCAGCTTACAATCCACTGAGTAATCCTAATGATTCCAAAGCACGTCGTGCTGTTGTTCTGCAACTCATGTATGAGCAAGGTTACATTAGTAAAGCTGAGATGGACAAAGCGAAGGCTGTTGATTACGACTATACACCACCAGAGAAAGAGAAGAAGTATCAGCCATTCATCGACTATGTTCTTCGTGAAGCAGAGCGAGTAACTGGCAAAACAGAAGATGATCTCAATATTGGTGGATACAAAATTTACACAACGATGGATGCTCAGGCTCAAACCGCAATGGAAGCAGCCTTTGCAGATGATAGCTTGTTTGAAGAAAGTAAAGACGATCAGAAGGTTCAAGGCTCAATGGTTATTATGAACCATGAAAATGGCAGTCTCGTTGCACTTCTGGGTGGACGTGACTATCAAACTAAAGGGTATAGCCGGGTAACACAGAGCCGCAGGCAGCCGGGTTCAGCTTTTAAACCGATCGTTTCATATGCACCAGCGCTTGAGACAGGCGATTACAATGCTAACTCTGCTCTAAGTAATGCGAAGCAATGTTTCGGTAATTACTGTCCGAATAACCTGCATGGATATTCATCGACGATTAGTATGACTGATGCAATTACTAAATCAGAGAATATTCCGGCTGTATGGTTATTGGACAAAATCGGCGTGAACACGGGTATAAACTTTGCCAAAAGTGTTGGTATTCAAATGGCAGATGAGGATAAGAACCTTGCGATCGCACTAGGTGGTCTGAGCAAAGGTACGAATACACTGGAAATGGCTCAGGCATATAGCGCCTTTGCGAATCTGGGTGAGTACCAACAGGCTTATTCAATTAAAGAGGTCGTAGACAGCACGGATAAACCGATCTATAAGCATGATAAATCAGACACAACTCGTGTTATGAGTGAACAGAATGCGTATCAATTAACTCAAATGCTGCAAAATGTAGTTAATGATGGTACTGGACGTTCTGCACGCTTAGATCGACCGGTGGCGGGTAAAACAGGGACTGTTCAAAGTGGAATCGCCGGCAATAGTGCGAACCGTGACGTATGGTTTGTTGGATATACGCCAGAATGGACAGCCGCCGTGTGGATGGGTTATGACAACCCTGATGCGACGCACATGCTTAAGAACAGTAGTAAACTTTCAGCTGCTTTCTTCGCTAAAGTTATGAGCGATGCGTTAAAAGGTGTACCGGTGAAGGAGTTCAAGGCGCCGGAAGGCGGTCAGACACCTATTCCGGAGCCAGAACCGGAACAACCGCAACTGTCGGTGAGTGGTTTGAGCGGATCGTATGATCCTACATCGCAAATTGTATCACTCAACTGGACAGGAACAGGTGATTCGAATACACAGTACCGGATCTACCGGAAGGAAACATCTGAAGCACAGTTTACACATCTTATTGATTCTATTGGAGCAACCAGTACGCAGGATCTAAGTGCTCTTCCGGGACTAACCTACGAGTACTATGTGACTGCATATGATTTGGCTACTGGTGTTGAAACTGCACCTACCAATACCATTTCTCTCATGATTGAAGCGCAGGAAGCGATACCAGATGAAACTGAGCCAGATCCGGATCCAGGATTGGATCCAGGCACAGAGCAACCGGGAGTAGATAATCCGGATGATGGATCAAATGGTAACGGCAATCCTGGGGACAACAATGGTAACGGTAATCAGAATGGTAACAACGGAAACAATGGAAACAATGGAAATGGTAACAACGGTAATAACGGCAATAATGGCAATGGAAATGGAAATGGTGGATCGGATCAAGGCGGCGGTCAACCAGGAGATGGAGGTACTCCTCCGGATCAAGGCACAACTGACCCTGGTAACACTGGTGATGATTCTACAGGTGGAACCGTTACGACGCCAGGGGAAGTAGTGAGCCCTGATCCTGGTAGTGACGGTACAAACCAACAGCCTGATGCGCCAGCTAGTACTCAATCAGGAACTGATGGATAG
- the hfq gene encoding RNA chaperone Hfq, with the protein MNKSINIQDTFLNQLRKENIPATVYLTNGFQIRGTIKAFDNFTIVIDSDGRQQMVYKHAISTFTPQRSVSLMQQDNNGEA; encoded by the coding sequence ATGAACAAGTCCATCAACATCCAAGATACGTTCTTGAACCAACTGCGGAAAGAAAACATTCCTGCTACGGTCTATCTGACCAACGGCTTCCAAATCCGCGGAACGATCAAGGCATTTGACAATTTTACGATCGTCATTGACAGCGACGGACGCCAGCAAATGGTCTACAAGCACGCCATCTCCACGTTCACGCCGCAACGCAGCGTATCGCTGATGCAGCAAGACAACAACGGCGAAGCTTAA
- the miaA gene encoding tRNA (adenosine(37)-N6)-dimethylallyltransferase MiaA — protein MLKVETKPKLLVLVGPTAVGKTRMSIELAKAFHCEIISGDSMQVYREMDIGTAKITRDEMEGIPHHLIDIHEPEYPYSVAEFQESATRLIGEIQERGKLPFIVGGTGLYVESVCYGFQFSDSGSDEAFREEQFRYAEQHGAQALHDKLRAVDPVSADRLHINDQRRIVRALEIHHLTGEKWSDQLAAQKKESPYDLSIIGLTMDRAKLYSRVEERIDLMIEQGLVDEVKSLLDRGVARGHISMQGLGYKEIAAYLQGEVNWEAAVEWLKRDTRRFAKRQLSWFRHMKDIEWVDVTDTEHFAGNLEQVSGLIKQRFS, from the coding sequence ATGTTGAAAGTGGAAACTAAGCCGAAATTGCTTGTATTGGTTGGACCAACAGCAGTAGGCAAAACAAGAATGAGCATTGAGCTTGCCAAAGCGTTTCATTGTGAGATTATTTCGGGAGATTCCATGCAGGTATATCGCGAAATGGATATTGGCACGGCTAAAATTACACGAGATGAGATGGAGGGTATCCCTCATCATTTGATTGATATACATGAACCGGAATATCCGTACTCCGTGGCGGAGTTTCAGGAGAGCGCTACACGTTTAATTGGAGAAATTCAAGAACGTGGTAAACTTCCGTTCATTGTAGGCGGAACCGGGCTATATGTGGAATCGGTATGTTATGGTTTTCAGTTCTCGGATAGCGGCTCCGACGAAGCGTTTCGCGAAGAGCAATTTCGTTATGCGGAGCAACATGGAGCTCAGGCGCTTCACGATAAACTAAGAGCAGTCGATCCTGTGAGTGCAGATCGTTTGCACATAAATGACCAGCGAAGAATCGTGCGGGCGTTGGAAATCCATCATTTAACGGGTGAGAAATGGTCAGATCAACTTGCAGCTCAAAAGAAAGAGTCTCCATACGACCTAAGCATCATTGGACTCACGATGGATCGTGCGAAGCTGTACAGCCGTGTGGAGGAACGAATCGACCTGATGATCGAGCAGGGCTTAGTCGATGAAGTGAAATCCTTGTTAGATCGTGGTGTTGCCAGAGGGCATATTTCCATGCAAGGGCTTGGTTATAAGGAAATTGCTGCATATCTGCAAGGGGAAGTGAACTGGGAAGCAGCGGTGGAATGGTTGAAAAGGGACACACGTCGATTCGCTAAACGTCAATTGTCCTGGTTCCGTCACATGAAAGATATCGAGTGGGTCGATGTGACAGATACTGAACATTTTGCAGGTAATCTTGAGCAAGTGTCTGGATTAATTAAGCAGAGATTTAGTTGA
- a CDS encoding class I SAM-dependent methyltransferase, whose translation MYITTGDTEATSLVERARKLAQSTGGTYVPRNRTSLTRMLERYGVNEILVVLKGRARLFRKDAPQLEFHPSMGFVRAKRVLRGEPDPMLDAGLVCEGDTILDCTAGLGTDAMVFSVAAGKSGRVIACESSPALYALLVEGMSHYESNQPAVDEAFRRIELHHANHLDLLRSLPDRSCDTIYFDPMFREPMMDSSAIQPLREYANANALAEESIVEAKRVARKRIVMKEKRGSVEFTRLGFEVLDRANAKTLYGVINVESGN comes from the coding sequence ATGTATATTACAACCGGTGACACGGAGGCCACTTCTCTCGTGGAACGGGCACGAAAGCTTGCACAATCAACAGGCGGAACTTACGTGCCACGCAACAGAACATCGTTGACAAGAATGCTAGAACGGTACGGAGTCAATGAGATTCTTGTTGTATTGAAAGGTAGAGCGCGTTTATTTCGCAAGGACGCACCCCAACTGGAATTTCATCCAAGTATGGGGTTTGTTCGTGCGAAGCGTGTGCTTAGAGGAGAGCCTGATCCTATGCTAGACGCTGGTTTAGTATGTGAAGGAGATACCATCCTAGACTGCACAGCAGGCTTAGGTACGGATGCGATGGTTTTCTCTGTTGCTGCTGGCAAAAGTGGACGTGTGATTGCATGCGAAAGCTCACCAGCCCTTTACGCATTGTTAGTGGAAGGGATGTCTCATTATGAGAGTAACCAGCCTGCAGTAGATGAAGCATTCAGACGTATTGAGCTCCATCATGCCAATCATCTGGATTTACTGCGGTCACTGCCTGACCGAAGCTGTGATACGATTTACTTTGATCCGATGTTTCGTGAGCCAATGATGGACTCCAGTGCCATCCAGCCTCTTCGAGAGTATGCAAACGCAAATGCTTTAGCGGAAGAGAGTATTGTTGAAGCGAAGCGAGTGGCACGTAAGCGGATCGTTATGAAGGAAAAGCGCGGCAGCGTGGAGTTTACGAGGCTTGGATTCGAGGTGCTGGATCGAGCGAATGCAAAAACACTGTACGGAGTGATTAATGTTGAAAGTGGAAACTAA